AGACTGCGGCGGGAGATGGAAAGAACAGATAGATTGAGCAGTGAGGGCGCTGAGAGTGTGTGTAGTCCATTGACAGCTCTATTTCTGGATCTGTAAGGTGTTTGGCAGTGAGCAGGGCTCCTGAATATGTAAGAACTTCTGCAGCAACATGGATCACCTAAGGCTGCTACTCTCAGCATTAACCAATGAGGATGAGATGCCATGTACTTGTATGTTGGATATTATGACTTGTTTTGTATTACTCACTTAAAGCTAAGCAAAGATTAAGAATACTGTGCAATATCAGTTCTGCAGAACTATTTCAAAATCTTGGAACTGTGATATGTTTCTATAGATCTGACGTGTTCCAGTGGGTGAGTTATTCCCAGTTGCACTTCTGTTTTGCTCTTTGTTGAGATGTAAGCTGGAACAGCAACAGTAGGCTGCAGTTTAGCTAGGAAGCTGTTTCAGTGAAATAGTATGAGATCGGGTTCATTCACTGCACGAGTGTCCAATATGATCCTGACATGAAAGAGCTTGTATCCTCTCTCGTTCCCAGTGGTACCCAATGTCATTCTGCGTGTTTGAGTCCCAGCACTAAATACAGGGCAGCACTCTAACATTGCAGTTACTAAAAACTACCTAAACAAGTGTGAGCATTTTACTGGATAACTCCCAAAAGCTAGTAGTTTCAACGGGTGGGTTGTGGGTGGCTGAGTATGTTTGGAGTTGCTGGGACCTTGCTTACAAAGTTTTTGACAAATAGCTGCAAGTAGGATGGGACAAAACAGATACTGTAAGTACAGCAGTGCAGCAGGAGATTAATCACTCCATTGAGTCTAAGCTGGGAAGTTTCCAGGAGGCTGTATTTGACAGGCCCTTGTTAGAACTTTCACATATTGATTTAGATCTTTGCAAAACATTGGATTGTTCTCTGAAGCTGCGGGGGTAGagtcaagctttttttttttcctctctgctaACATTTTCATCTTCTTTCTCTCCTCTAGGTGTGTGATGTAAAAGCAGTGGGCAGTCCTTGGGCCCTCCCCCACACTATTGTAACGTCATGTGCCAGTATGAATATTAACACAGAAACACATACTTCAGTACTCAGCAACCAAAGGAGAAGCTAAACACTAAGAACAAATGACTGGACTGCTTGAAAAACTTTGGGCAGCTAactccttctccttccctgctattGTGAAACAGCTGGAAGACCAGAACTGAAACAGCATTTTTTgtggatattttttctttttttaatttaatttttttcccctttgttttggGTTTCAGACTCTCAAACTGCACTGACCATAAGCACTGGACAGCAATATGTGTCATGTCATTGTAACTTGTCGCTCAATGCTGTGGACACTCCTGAGTATTGTCGTGGCTTTTGCAGAGCTCATAGCTTTCATGAGTGCAGATTGGCTAATTGGCAAAGCCAAGCCTGTGAGCTCCGAAGATATGGACAACAGGACAGGAGGCTCACAGGACCCTTACCATCCAACTTTGGGCATCTATGGGCGTTGCACCAGAATCTCCCACATGCAGGTTTCCAGACGAGACACACTTTGTGGGCCCTATGCAGAGAACTTTAATGAGATTGCCAGTGGGTTCTGGCAGGCTACCGCTATTTTCCTAGCTGTGGGGATCATGATTCTCTGTGCTGTGGCATTTGTGTCTGTCTTTACTATGTGTGTGCAGAGTATaatgaaaaaaagtatttttaatgtcTGTGGGCTGCTACAAGGGATTGCAGGTAAGTGTGATGTGACAGCAATTGAAAACTTCCCCAACGATTTTATACATATCTCTTCCCTATGCCAGTGTTTAGGAATTTGTCTTGTTTGAATAGCTAATCATCATGTAATACATTGACACTGGCAGGAGGATTAAGGATTGCTCTGTGCCAAGACCAAAGTTTCCTATGTTGCTGTGCAAGTCTTTCTTCCATTTGAAAAGTGTGTTTCAGTAACAAGGAAGCTCTCCTTAGCTTTGCTTTGTGTTGTTAGCAAACGCTGGCACCAACAATAGTGTGTCTGCCTCTCGCTACTTTAATGATTTTTCCATTAGTTCTGAATGCAGTTCTCTGTGCCTGTGTCTCTCACACTTCGGCGTCGTGGTGAGAGTAAATCCCAATCATAGGGctatatttgcatgcacagttcCCATTCCATGCACTTATCCAAGAACACAGTTTGACCCACAGTGCTTGCTAAATAAGACCCTTTCTCACTCATCAGGGAGTTCAGTTGCTTTTGAAGAGGTAATTTTACCTTTTCACTGCCTAAATGACAGTCATTTGAACTGAACAAATGAATTGGCTTCTGGTGACTTGTCATTTCTCAGTGTCCTGAGAAATTTGGTCAGATATTGTTCAGTTTTATTGTATATTTCCTGGAGCTTAACAAAAATTCTGTGCGGTGAGATCAAAAAATGAATGCTAAGTTCCTCCCTTTCCAATGGATGTTAGCTAGTAGTTCTGGGAGCTTTCATTAATAAGCAGTGTAAAAAACCACTATCATGTGAAAGTTTTTGTATTATACACTCTGCTTTGATCATTTCAGGACAGAGGATATTCTTCAGCTATAACTATAAAGACCTTCATGGATCTACTTGGTAGTCACCAGGGTGGCAGCAGGAAATAGGATATGTACAGACATCTTTTCTTCACCCTCTGGGCTGTGCTCTGAACCAGATATGTTTAAACCATAGAAAAAGGTTTTGTTCAAAAGCAGGTTGGCATTTCAAATTGAGTCTCATTTTAGGCAGCCCAGTTTGCCTGAAGGTAGTAAATGCCTCTGTAGCCAAACAGTGTCCTGTTGGCTGTATGGTAAGAGGAGACGCAAGAATGCAAGCTTAATCGTTTCTAAAACTCATTATATTTTGTGTTCAGTTGCGGGCTACTTTATGCCTAGTAGCAGGGTGGGTACATGGGAGTGTGTAAAGAGCCTTCCCCTGGCTGCATGCAAAGGAGCTCCAGGATTCTTTAAACCTAGCTAGGACTCATGAGTCCCCAAAATGGGGTGAGAAGAAGACCAggcctggaagcagccagcagagctATCTGAGTACAAGTGCAGCGTGCATTGCACCCTGAAATAGGGTGGTGTAGTAGCTCCCCCTGCACTCCCTGGAGATCCAAAATAAAGGCATCATGCTTGCTTCACACTACCCCCAGTGTAAGGCTGTGCCCTCAAGGCACAATAGAGCCCTAAATTGGCTCTCGAGTCACCTGTTTAGATGGTGGCATACAACTAgcaaagggatttttaaaaaataaaaactacacCTTTTTGGTCTGACTACTCTGTTTTGGAAATTCACCAtcacaaatgtgaaaaatatacAGAACTGAATGTCAGAGCCATATCATCTCATTGTACATTTTAGCTTTTCACCTTTTTAAATTGCCACTTATTTCAGAAATTAGCAGGTCAACTGTCATGTTGCTGGACTGATATTCCcctctttttaaaatgaggtgAATATTTATAAAGATTCTAATTTCAAAATTAGTAGGAGGCAGATTCCTGTATCTAGAAAGACTGTTCCAGACTGGAGACCAGTTCTACTTGCCTCTGAAAAGGGAATATAAGAAAAAGAATTGTATGTTTTATAATTGAACTAGCTGTGCCTTTAGGAAGAATTATGGTCTCAAGAATTGAGCTATCTGATGTGTAGAGCATTTCTCATGTGTTAGGGAAGATGTCAGTCCCTCTTTTATAGAAGTGCTGTCAATGGAAGCACTTCCTTCTTATAGTGTAGATAAATCTATGTAGCGTGAACCAGGGTAATTGAAAGGTCACATTATTTAAACTGTTGCTATGGTAAAGGCCCATATAATTATTTGCAGCCAGCCATCTTGTGACTAGTGACTTGTTCTCTCAAGACTAATTTTACTGAATGCATTGCTGCTTTGTGCCGACAGTGTTGCTGTATCTGGATAGCTGAAAATGTTTTCCTGATGACTTGTCTGAGGTTTAATTTTCTCAGTTCCTGATTTTGGAAAACATTTAACAAAATGGTTCAAGAAGGACAGCTGTCAGCATGGTTGAACTTTAAGTAACAGAATTATAACAATATTCCCACATCTAGAGTAATGCTGCGGCTATCAAAGCTCGTAAAGGACAGCCATGTGTGGTCCTGACTCCTTGTCTTAAGTTTTCTGAACTTTCAAATGTGATTCTGTAAATAAGCAGGGGGAATAACGTTCATGAAGTGGCTttgcttttctctgtgtgtgaGACATATTTGCAGTTATGTAGTACGTCTTTTCTTCAAAGATGTGATGCTCTTACTTCAGGCTCCAACCACAGCACAAGCATTTACAGGAACTAAGGATTTAGCAGACTTAATGACATTTAAAATCTCTATATCTTTGCTACAAGGActaaatgtaattaaaaacatTCTGCAAGTTAATCTATTCCTGGAATTCATCATGAAAAATACCCAATAATGGGCACCGGATGTATCATTTCTGTCTAGCGTCTTAGGTTGTGACCTGGGAGTTGTCTGAGGTGAAATTGTAGATTACAAAAATCCATCTCTTCTGTTATGGCATTGGTTCAACTTCTGCCCTTGGACAAATGTGTGGAGCTCCTGTTTAGGTCAGTGGGAGCCACACACATAGCTAGTTGACAgagagtttttgtttgttgtagACAATCAGAAGTATAAAGCTTaatagaaaaaaatctgcttCTTTAAAAAGGCCCTTCCAAAATCTTGGAATTTTTTTGTAGTGGAGTAAGTCTTTCAGCACTCACTTTTAAGACTGTAATTCCTTTTATTGTGGAAGTGCAGAAATATTAATTGGCAGTCTTAATTTTGTAAACATATCGTGCCATCAAGAAACGAATCTGTCATCTGCTCCAAAGAGTGG
The sequence above is a segment of the Natator depressus isolate rNatDep1 chromosome 5, rNatDep2.hap1, whole genome shotgun sequence genome. Coding sequences within it:
- the LHFPL2 gene encoding LHFPL tetraspan subfamily member 2 protein, which codes for MCHVIVTCRSMLWTLLSIVVAFAELIAFMSADWLIGKAKPVSSEDMDNRTGGSQDPYHPTLGIYGRCTRISHMQVSRRDTLCGPYAENFNEIASGFWQATAIFLAVGIMILCAVAFVSVFTMCVQSIMKKSIFNVCGLLQGIAGLFLILGLMLYPAGWGCQKAISYCGYYASAYKLGDCSLGWAFYTAIGGTGLTFICAVFSAQAEIATSSDKVQEEIEEGKNLICLL